The genome window ATAACCATGAAGGAACtccaaagctccacagcggagattggagtatctgtccataggaccacttcaagccgtacactccacagagctgggctttacggaagagtggcctgAAAAAAGCCCTTGCTTAAAgacaaaaataagcaaacacgtttggtgttcgccaaaaggcatgtgggaaacTCCCCCaaaatatggaagaaggtactctggtcagacgagactaaaattgagctttttagccatcaaggaaaacgccatgtctggagcaaacccaacacctcatcacCCCGCGAGAACACcaaccccacagtgaagcatggtggtggcagcatcacgctgtggggatgtttttcatcggcagggactgaggaactggtcagaattgaatgatggatggtgctaaatactgggaaattcttgagggaaacctgtttcagtcttccagagatttgagattgggacggaggttcaccttccagcaggacaatgaccctaagcatactgctaaagcaacacccgagtggtttaaggggaaacatttaaatgtcttggagcggcctagtcaaagcccagacctcaatccaactgagaatctgtggtatgacttaaagatcgctgtacaccagcggaacccatccaacttgaaggagctggagcagttttgccttgaagaatgggcaaaaatcccaggggctagatgtgccaagcttatagagacataccccaagagacttgcagctgtaattgctgtaaaaGGTGGTCTACAAAGTAAGGAcattggggggggtgaatagttacgcacgctcaagttttcattttttttggtcttatttcttgttcgtttcacaagaaaatatattttgcatcttcaaagtggtaggcatgttgtgtaaatcacaAACCCCCAAAATattcattttaattccaggttgtaatgcaacaaaataggaaaaatgccaagggggtgaatactttcgcaagacaCTGTAGTCCATTTCTGATCCTCTATCCTCGCAAATATAATGTATTTATATTTGGATGTAACGAGGAAAAGAGCACTGAATACTCTTTTAAACCTCTTTGGAATCTATATATCTTAATTgattttaaataatttatttccACACTGCCTACAAGTGTGTAGCATATAAGGGGAACAAGATATTTGGTCCTTCAGGCTGCCATTTTTGATTCTGCCTCAGCCAATTTGTTTGGCGTGACAACAACTAAGTTGGCTAAAGCACACACAGATCTGGCAAAGGTGTGGAAATATTTGCTTTAATTTCAACAAGGCCTTGATGAAAACAAGTTTTTGTTCATTAGGGCAGGAAATTAGCAATTGTTATTGGACcagtttcagtccattttcttccgTTTGAACACAACCATAGTTACAGAAGCACTATAGCTTAAAAGCCTAGAATGTGACACTATTGGCTCTTGATTATGGCAGCCACCTGTAGGGAGGTCACAGCCTCCTTATGGGCGTTGATTGATTGACAGTTGTCCATGGTTTGCCAGCTCCAGGCCTGGACTTTACCCCCAtctgcagacagagagagggagggagggggtaaagagtgagtgagggagagaggttgatagagagaggggggtgaagggagagagagagagagcgagatggagtgagagagatggagggggggtgagagtatgggaaaagagagaggggagggatggtaaagagcaagagagagagagagagagggagcgaaagaGAGGTTAACAGTTGACAGTTGCTGGCAGACATTACTGATGTCTTGCATAAATACCTGTGAGCCTGAGTCTCCTCACTTGTCTGCCTCTGTCAGTCTGACAACACTTATTGTCAACTGCAGGGTTAggaaaccctggtcctggagtgccgCAGGCACTTCCATGTTTTGTATTTAACCAAcatggaagaccaggtgtgttgaatttaggcaatcactgaactgatcaattagctagttggaacaaaatccttCAGTACCTGCGGCaccccaggaacagggttgcctacccctgatCCACTGAGTCTGTCATagacagtcacagacacacaaacatataggtacacccccccccccccgcagaaACTGCATCCACGCAAACCTGATCCAGTGATGATGTAGCCATCGCCTTCAGGCACAAAGCAGAGAGCAGTCACCGCGTTAAAGGTGTAGATGGACTTTACACACTGgcctggatggagagaggggaacactGATTTAATTGTCCACAACACCCACATGGAATTACGTAGGCACACAGGGCACTCACCCAGACAAAGCTGTAGGGCTCAGACTGTGTATGTATGTAGTGAACTCACCCGTGCTTAAAGCCCAGATCCTCACACAAGAGTCCGCTGAACCACTCAGGATGAACCTCTCCTTGTCTCCCAGAGACAGTTCccaggctagagagagagagagagagattgacagtagggaggagaggggggggaaaGGAGGGGAAGAGACAAGGGGGCGTTGAACggaagaaagagatggagagaatatGGGGGGGAGGGAATAATAATCATTTTATTTGTTGTCATTGTACAGTTCATAGTCAGTACGCATATAATTATCATCCATGTTGTTATTGATTTAATATGATACGTTCCCGAGTTCTGGTCTTGGTAATGTAAGCCTGACTTATGCCAAAGTAGCTCATGGAATCAGAGAAAAAACCtggagagtgagatggagagggggagcgtgggtggagagacagaaagggcaGAGAAGTTCAAGTAGTGGCACGATCCCTCCTTCAGTCAGAATGAGAGTAACTCAGAGTGTCTACTGCTGCTAGTTCTCTCTGTGGATTTGACCTGATGAACTAAAACTATAATTACACTGCCTGaaatataagtgtgtgtgtgtgtgtgtgtgtgtgtacatgttttacTATATTTGTGAGTACCAGCAGTCCTCACACGAATAGTAAACCGGTCCTCACTTGTATacaggctattttaggcttaggggttaggtttagggttagaattaggggtaaggtttagggttagtatagTAAgacataggtgtgtgtgtgtgtgtgtgtgtgtccattcccTACCGAGTCTCCTACAGTATTCAGGCGGTGGGGCAGATAGACAGGTGACTCCACCAGTGTGACCTCCCAGATTCCGCTGCTCGGTTGCCGTAGGAACGTGCCACACCTTTACTGTTGTGTCTCGACTgagatagagaaatagagagagagagagagatggagagaacaacGGAGAGAGATAAAATGAGTgtgagacagagtgagacagcgagagacagacagacagagagtgagagcagGCAAGGATCAAGTACAATAACACTCTGTTCAGGCGAGAATGGCTCTCAGTGTAGGAGGAGAAAGTTAGCATGTCAAGAgttacagagagaggaggagggagaaagaaattAATTGAATTATTCACAGTTATGCGATCTATTATTAAATCGGAGAATGACTCACTTACCTGCCGGAGATCACCAGGTTGTCAACAGCAACCACACAGGTGACGATGTCACTGTGACCCTCCAGCGACCTCAAGCGAAACTTGGCTTTCTCCCATGATGCTTTGAGAGATGTAAACTCGGCATCTGAAAAAAAAGGGACCCATCATAATCACCATGAACCCAGAACCCAAGTCTTGCGTGAACTTTTTTACAAAGGGACAGATTCAGACTTGTACGCCTTTCTtatgcacttctcagtagttggtattcagatgTGTGTGCGTAACGGGCTTTGTGCAGGTGCGTAACAGGCTTTGCAGGCGTGGTTCCCTTGCGTGCGCTGAATACATTTAAATCAACCGCTGAAAACCCTTCCACTTGATGGCCGACAGATTTCCcctggagttttcattcaataggggtttcagtacatttatataaagccatccctttaaatttggtgtacctttaattagaatgTAGTTTgacagactcactagaatataTTGAGAGAACTATTCAGAAAAtgagggatcaatgaaagaaagctaTGTAAGTACACAAATATTTGTCTCCTTCTCAGCACCAATTGGTCGACTTAAAAATACTCTTGATCTTTTTAGGTTTAGTAAAGCATTTatgaataatatatatattttttttaaaggtttggAGAGCATTTACGCAAAAAAATATATTGgtgaatcaaaaatacagtggtttgattcCTCCTGAAAGTTGCCATATTCAATGAATCAATCCATGAACTATTGAAAGGTGAgaaaagtgtacaataggggtTGAAAAGTAGTCCTCCAAATCGACCCTAATAaccctcactaatcatggaactgtgttGAGAACAGTCCAGCCGTTGTGAACCGTGCACCAGTCTCCAAGTTTAAACTgctacatgtactgtatttatggTCCGCAGTCCATAATGAttccaataggctacatgtcGCAAATGACTGCGCAACCTGCAATACGTTAGCCCAATATGATCCACTATTACTAGCAATCCTCAGGGAACAACCACACaaatgtgacagaggaaagaaaggtgAACTAACTGTGTAATGGAATGATGCCAAAtgtaaggaaacaaacactaaagcgACCGTTAAAAAAAtgtgtgggtataactgacagtggctaatatttaacatgatacaaattGTAAAACACACAGGAAAAAAAGTAGATATAATTAAAACACTCTAGAAAACCATAAATCGACTCTCTAGGTTTGGCGCTATACTCTCATTTGCGCATGgctacagaagcctatagcttgGGTCTCCAAATGTTATTCTAGCAAAGTCATAAGGCCTTCATTCTATAAAAGTCTCTGTGGGGAAGTTGATATGTCGATATGCTTTagtttgctgccatatgactggtttcacattggtCTCCAGCGATCAGAAGTTCAAATAGATCTGAAACAATTGTCTATTcatatttacaatccccttatcTAAGCGGCTTACTTTACCTGgatcttatcaatagctcttatcaatttgtaaattacagtgcatggagaacggtGATATTCCTATTGGAAAAAATAACAAAGATTTTATTCCACTTGGATCCGACAGGTTGCTCGACCTTATTCATCGTTACACCGCGCATAAAAGGGGGTGGCATTATGAGGGAAGGAAGTCAAAACAGACACTGATCTAGGATCCCGTTTTGCCTTTaatatcataatgaataagacagGGAGGGACCTGGGCAAgtatccacaaagcgtctcagagtaggtgcTGATCTAGAATCTGTCTATACGATCTTATTCAGTGTGACCTAAAAGGCTAAACTAATACTAGATCAGCGGGCCTATTCGGAGACACTTGGTGAATACAGGCCTGATCAGGGACGTTGGGAGAGACTATAATAGCCATGGTTGACTCAACACTTCTCTAACCTTAGTTGATCAATAACTACTATACACGTATTTGTCAGCTCTAGAGCATGAAACTAATTCTGTTTCTAGGAAACAAACAGTACAGACAGATCAGGCTTGTGTTCAGTAGGCACGAAGCAGAAGAAAACAGTCTGAAACAGGTAGGTACGATCTGAACTCATGAAACGGTTGTTTTGGTTTGTCGTTCTGAAGCGTTTTGCTACAATGTGCCCACAGTGgaccctaatgaacacaacccaggagGGAAGGACAGATCCAAACGTTAACTATTTGTAATATAATTTCTGGGAGCCTACCGAGCTGTTTCCATATTTTCTTTCCTTCAATCACAATACATTTGTGAGATACCAATGAGTTTGAGAATGTGTCGACATAATCTAACAAACCCTAGTTTAAAGATAACCCCACCTTCCTGGTTTTCCTTGGGGCTTGTGTCGGTCACAGCTAGACAGGGCTCTGACTGCTCTCCCcctgctcctgtctctctccgtcctcccgtctcctcctttcttcctgtctctccccttGTTACCGTCTCCTTCTGACTGCCTGTCTTCTTCTGTCGGCCTGCTGGCTCTGCTTCTCCCTTGGGAATCTTGGTAGCAGAGGGACTGTGTGATGGAAGAGCCTCAGAGGTGGCTTCACTGTGCCCGAGTAAAAAAAGAGAACACACCAAACACCAAGAGTGAATTGACAGTGCAGTCACATTCAGGGAAACATGTGCACAGACATACAGAACAGTGCATAGGCTAAGCCATAGACACACAAGCAAGCTTACAAATAATGACAATCCTTTATTACATTTCTATAGCACTTCATTACAAGTATAATTTCAAAGTGCATAAATATACAGTTGTCGGCATGGCGTGGAAAACAGATTGATGTTGTATATTTGATTAACAGATGATCACTATCATTTTCATTATCGTGTCTTTATACTACTTTATGATAATGACATTTCCCCTGGTATTCCCTTGGTATTTCAAAGCCCTGGGAGAGTGTGCCCAGTCGTAACTCTGGGGAAAGAATCCCTAAGTGATGGCTACATGACGTACTATCCCCTCTGCTACTCCAATACATTAGGATGCCTTGaaagaatgactgactgactttgACCTATGTCGGCTAGACTCAAGCCAGATCAAAGCATCAAAGTGAATGTTACAGCTTGTGAACAGGGATGTTaatctcccctatctctctctagctctccctccctctctctctctctctttccttacaCTTGTCTTTTCATCTTCTCATGTTTTCCTCCTCCCACAATCCCCGGAGCTTGCTGGGGGCCAGAAAGCTGCAGCAGAAGTTCAGCCAATCTGGTGCGGAGCTCCGCCTTCCTGGAGATCTgaagatggaggggggggggggggggggggcttagatTTGTTTGAGCCCATAATTTAGGTTAATAATAACATGCATGACCGTAGAAATCTCCCTGGGTACGTCTCAATAGTCCAACGTCGCTCCTCCTTCATCTGGACTGATCTGAGAAGAGATGGACTGATAAAAGACAGTGAGTAGACATCCATCCATTATAGTACTATGTTTCCAGATCAGagcagatgaaggaaaggagacaaaaTGACCACGGTAGACTATTGATATGTGCCCCCCAACGTTTCATATAAACCCCGAATGACTGACAGGTATTGAAGCCACCGCGCAGCAATCTTGGCACTCCTCAATTGTAAAAAGAAGCTacagaaatgtatttattaatgtTTACATTCGTTTTTGACACAATTATTCTATTACAGGCACCTTAATGTATACTTTCAAatgatattatgtgagctaaacataattatttttaaataaagatctacaaagtatttttttttgcaagtactaatgttactgtcccctctacaacaaaaatacttaaatacatgtactTTTGTCCtagaaacatttaattgaaatactgtagaattccattcattcctatggaagTCTCCTGctagggagtgccaatatggccgaccggtggcttcaaaccctctcatagcatcagcaatccaagGTCTATAAACGCAACCCCCTCCCTACCCTTTACATGGTGATTCAGATTGCCAAAACCCCAATGACAATGACACGAAATCAAGATTATAAAGGCGTGATACATCTCGACACAAGAGAAGGGTATCATTGTTATGCTTACATTTGACGTATTCAATTAGTGCCCGTGTAGA of Salvelinus alpinus chromosome 4, SLU_Salpinus.1, whole genome shotgun sequence contains these proteins:
- the LOC139573933 gene encoding uncharacterized protein isoform X1, which translates into the protein MGEVRKLQKKLRQIENLEINISQSLTPEERVKISRKAELRTRLAELLLQLSGPQQAPGIVGGGKHEKMKRQVEATSEALPSHSPSATKIPKGEAEPAGRQKKTGSQKETVTRGETGRKEETGGRRETGAGGEQSEPCLAVTDTSPKENQEDAEFTSLKASWEKAKFRLRSLEGHSDIVTCVVAVDNLVISGSRDTTVKVWHVPTATEQRNLGGHTGGVTCLSAPPPEYCRRLAWELSLGDKERFILSGSADSCVRIWALSTGQCVKSIYTFNAVTALCFVPEGDGYIITGSDGGKVQAWSWQTMDNCQSINAHKEAVTSLQSQGPLVFSSSAEGGVSVWEGLCTNRDPLQLLHHWDATVTGCGSQEGRLTLSPRGDRLFVAYGRANLRILNWRTGTVSRLTNHSSIAGVTDCVHQTGGLLIGSCYDLVNGESTLNLFSLPQCRYLASLTWADAPRILCFAAWLTGSGGHRWVTGGRALTVWEQLPSSGKQRGDVTTKRDNRLDASLMESEGDSEDEEDSDDYDDDKEENYTSQDAPESGSTSWLRCVLQ
- the LOC139573933 gene encoding uncharacterized protein isoform X2, yielding MKRQVEATSEALPSHSPSATKIPKGEAEPAGRQKKTGSQKETVTRGETGRKEETGGRRETGAGGEQSEPCLAVTDTSPKENQEDAEFTSLKASWEKAKFRLRSLEGHSDIVTCVVAVDNLVISGSRDTTVKVWHVPTATEQRNLGGHTGGVTCLSAPPPEYCRRLAWELSLGDKERFILSGSADSCVRIWALSTGQCVKSIYTFNAVTALCFVPEGDGYIITGSDGGKVQAWSWQTMDNCQSINAHKEAVTSLQSQGPLVFSSSAEGGVSVWEGLCTNRDPLQLLHHWDATVTGCGSQEGRLTLSPRGDRLFVAYGRANLRILNWRTGTVSRLTNHSSIAGVTDCVHQTGGLLIGSCYDLVNGESTLNLFSLPQCRYLASLTWADAPRILCFAAWLTGSGGHRWVTGGRALTVWEQLPSSGKQRGDVTTKRDNRLDASLMESEGDSEDEEDSDDYDDDKEENYTSQDAPESGSTSWLRCVLQ